A DNA window from Zonotrichia leucophrys gambelii isolate GWCS_2022_RI chromosome 15, RI_Zleu_2.0, whole genome shotgun sequence contains the following coding sequences:
- the ANKLE2 gene encoding ankyrin repeat and LEM domain-containing protein 2, whose product MERWVGAAGGWDSLWGAGWGRWPCWELLAACAVIGAVGWLLRLRDRRPGGRRAAAAAISSPTPVASPAPHSAPAPLAAGSQRCSGSRPGAITMDTILSRLKKLSHDELREEIVRAGLKCGPITATTRFIFEKKLAQALLEQQGALEEEGSALPEEAAGNVPVSHNSHGGAAEEVDFGYCVGLNPPEEDAGTLMNCSAPARGAGDSQISAQTPSRDPPLFYGVCPVYDDILARNERIHVYEDRKEALQAVKLIKGSRFKAFTNREDAEKFAKGICDYFPSPGKSSLCLSPVKMGSFNRDGLCSPESDTANKERANSYKSPRTQDLTAKLRKAVEKGDTATFSDLIWSNPRYLIGSGDNPTIVQEGCRYNVMHVAAKENQPAICQLLLDTLENPEFMRLMYPDDNDVMLKKRIQYIVDLYLNTPDKMWFDTPLHFACKFGNVDVVNVLTSHPAIVKNPRNKYDQTPAEVVCERSKNKSAELKEKIKEYLKGHYYVPLLRAEDNSSAPVIGAPWSPDQTDDGPQRAWPKYPGSPKDPVLSIRAFAGPMSPSKAEEFRRLWKTPPRERAGFFHNVRKSDLERGVERVGRELAHELGFPWVEYWEFLGCFVDLSSQEGLRKLEEYLSHREMSEKAQPETGENETCNRYKTPHPSGKSKKSCNSISVGAFLDEDDDDMSLEEIKNRQNAARNISPSLVSKEPSIDAIGDAECDILSMECAGNIIETSAHPRHYEKGAAASKNGFCSPVSSKRIISDRKQLHDGSECLMSPVSNLMSEFEGLSFQEQEVAGVSHKITKQTENEGILDKTCSAVSLASSSEPSVTGKHGETKLRTDHKISLEKERVSRESGIQTRESQQRQELSSQKFLAKTSPTNDNLKLFLLGEQPSKLDGDVLAAIEGAEIDPQKFPMIYKWKHAVQSYSSSDRQSWPSPALKARFQSQSMAAGLPNASVYPSSGRNSPIPGSPGKHGSSFPPEPGSPGRYSPACILRCFAEPPAH is encoded by the exons ATGGAGCGGTGGGTCGGGGCCGCCGGGGGCTGGGATTCGCTCTGGGGAGCCGGCTGGGGCCGATGGCCgtgctgggagctcctggccGCCTGCGCCGTCATCGGCGCCGTGGGCTGGCTGCTGCGGCTGCGGGACAGGAGGCCGGGCGGCCGCCGGGCGGCAGCGGCCGCCATCTCCTCCCCGACCCCCGTCGCGTCCCCGGCTCCCCACTCGGCCCCGGCGCCGCTCGCCGCGGGGAGCCAGCGCTGCAGCGGGAGCCGCCCAG GTGCAATAACAATGGATACAATATTATCCCGATTAAAGAAGCTCAGCCACGATGAGCTTAGAGAAGAGATTGTGAGAGCAGGACTGAAATGTGGGCCCATTACGGCAACTACAaggtttatttttgaaaaaaaattggctCAGGCGCTGTTGGAGCAGCAAGGAGCCCTGGAGGAGGAAGGGTCTGCTCTGCCAGAGGAGGCTGCTGGAAATGTGCCAGTGAGTCACAACAGCCAtggaggtgctgctgaggaGGTGGACTTTGGGTACTGTGTGGGCCTGAACCCTCCAGAAGAAGATGCTGGGACACTCATGAACTGTTCAGCTCCAGCCCGTGGTGCTGGAGATTCACAAATCTCTGCTCAGACACCATCCAGAGATCCTCCACTGTTCTATGGTGTTTGCCCAGTTTATGATGACATACTGGCCAGGAATG AGAGGATACATGTTTATGAAGATAGAAAGGAAGCTCTCCAGGCTGTTAAGCTGATTAAGGGTTCCCGTTTTAAAGCTTTTACAAACAGAGAGGATGCTGAGAAATTTGCTAAAGGAATCTGTGATTatttcccatctccaggcaAGTCCTCTTTATGTTTGTCTCCAGTGAAAATGGGATCATTTAACAGAG ATGGTTTGTGCTCCCCTGAGAGTGACACTGCGAATAAGGAGAGAGCCAACAGCTACAAAAGCCCACGGACTCAGGATCTCACAGCCAAGCTTCGGAAAGCTGTGGAGAAAGGAGACACAGCAACGTTCTCTGACCTTATTTGGAGTAACCCTCGCTACCTGATCGGCTCAGGAGACAACCCAACCATTGTACAG GAAGGGTGTAGGTACAATGTCATGCATGTTGCTGCCAAGGAGAATCAGCCTGCTATCTGCCAGTTACTGCTGGACACTCTGGAAAATCCAGAATTTATGCGGCTCATGTACCCAGATGATAACGATGTCATGTTGAAGAAACGCATCCAATATATTGTTGACCTTTACCTGAACACTCCAGATAAAATG TGGTTTGATACTCCGTTGCATTTTGCTTGCAAGTTTGGGAATGTGGATGTGGTTAATGTGCTTACCTCACACCCAGCCATtgtaaaaaacccaagaaacaaATATGATCAAACTCCAGCAGAA GTAGTCTGTGAAAGAAGCAAGAACAAATCTGCTGAattgaaagaaaagataaaagagtACTTGAAAG GTCACTATTATGTGCCCCTCCTGAGGGCAGAAGACAATTCCTCAGCCCCGGTCATTGGGGCCCCGTGGTCGCCCGACCAGACGGACGATGGCCCCCAGAGAGCTTGGCCTAAATACCCTGGCAGCCCCAAAGACCCAGTGCTGTCCATCAGGGCTTTTGCAGGCCCCATGAGCCCCTCAAAG gcTGAAGAATTTCGCAGGCTGTGGAAAACTCCACCTCGAGAGAGAGCTGGCTTCTTTCACAATGTCAGGAAATCTGATCTGGAGAGAGGTGTTGAAAGAGTTGGAAG gGAGTTAGCTCATGAGCTGGGGTTCCCGTGGGTTGAATACTGGGAATTTCTGGGCTGTTTTGTTGATCTGTCTTCCCAGGAGGGGCTGCGAAAGTTAGAAGAGTACCTGAGTCATCGTGAAATGAGCGAAAAGGCTCAGCCAGAAACAGGGGAAAATGAAACCTGCAATAGATACAAAACTCCACATCCCTCTG gtaaaagcaaaaagtcctgCAATTCCATTTCTGTTGGAGCATTTttggatgaggatgatgatgacatgagcttagaagaaattaaaaacagacaaaatgcAGCACGAAATATCAGCCCCTCTCTGGTGTCCAAGGAGCCCAGCATTGATGCCATTGGAGATGCTGAGTGTGATATCCTGTCCATGGAGTGTGCAGGAAACATCATAGAGACCTCAGCTCACCCTCGGCACTATGAGAagggggctgctgccagcaaaaATGGGTTTTGCAGTCCTGTGTCCAGTAAAAGGATCATCAGTGACAGAAAGCAGCTGCATGATGGGTCAGAATGCCTCATGTCACCTGTTTCCAATTTGATGTCAGAATTTGAAGGCCTGTCATTCCAAGAACAAGAGGTTGCAGGAGTATCTCATAAAATCACTAAACAAACTGAGAATGAGGGAATTCTGGACAAgacctgctctgcagtgtcactggCAAGTTCTTCTGAGCCAAGTGTTACAGGAAAACATGGAGAGACCAAGTTAAGGACAGACCACAAAATATCATTAGAAAAGGAGAGAGTGTCCAGAGAATCTGGAATTCAGACTAGGGAGTCACAGCAACGTCAAGAACTTTCCTCCCAGAAGTTTCTTGCAAAGACTTCACCCACAAACGACAATTTAAAGTTATTCCTTCTTGG GGAGCAGCCCTCAAAGCTGGATGGTGATGTCTTAGCAGCTATAGAAGGAGCAGAGATTGATCCCCAGAAATTCCCGATGATTTACAAATGGAAACACGCAGTGCAATCCTACTCCTCATCTGACAGGCAAAG TTGGCCAAGTCCAGCGTTGAAGGCAAGATTCCAGTCCCAATCCATGGCTGCTGGTCTTCCAAATGCTTCAGTGTATCCTAGTTCAGGAAGAAACAGTCCCATCCCAGGGAGCCCGGGGAAGCAcggcagctccttccctccgGAGCCCGGCAGCCCCGGGCGCTACAGCCCCGCCTGCATCCTGCGCTGCTTTGCGGAGCCTCCTGCCCACTAG
- the PGAM5 gene encoding serine/threonine-protein phosphatase PGAM5, mitochondrial isoform X1 codes for MSVRRALALAACGLAGGSVLLSAVVVGKQPARGGGDSEPRPGGSAVPSAAPPGLLLLPPTASCPPTAGWIERPAGSGSYWDSNWDRREPLALVNLKKKNEETGEEELASRLDHCKAKATRHIFLIRHSQYHLDGRADKDRTLTPLGREQAELTGRRLASLGLKFDQIIHSSMTRATETTEIISKHLPGVKKISTDLLREGAPIEPDPPVSHWKPEAVQYYEDGARIEAAFRNFIHRADAKQEEDSYEIFVCHANVIRYIVCRALQFPPEGWLRLSLNNGSITHLVIRPNGRVALRTLGDTGFMPPDKITRT; via the exons ATGTCGGTCCGCCGCGCCCTGGCGCTCGCCGCCTGCGGGCTGGCGGGCGGCTCCGTCCTGCTCTCCGCCGTCGTCGTGGGCAAGCAGCCGGCCCGTGGCGGTGGCGACAGCGAGCCGCGCCCGGGGGGCTCCGCCGTGCCCTCCGCCGCGCCGCCcggcttgctgctgctgccgcccaCCGCATCCTGCCCGCCGACCGCCGGCTGGATCGAGAGACCCGCCGGCAGCGGCAGCTACTGGGACAGCAACTGGGACAG ACGTGAACCACTGGCTCTTGTCAAcctcaagaagaaaaatgaagaaaccGGGGAGGAAGAGCTCGCCTCTCGCTTGGACCACTGCAAAGCAAAAGCCACCAGGCACATATTCCTGATCAGGCACTCCCAGTACCACCTGGATGGCCGGGCTGACAAGGACAGGACTCTCACCCCACTGG GTCGAGAGCAGGCTGAACTGACTGGACGCAGGCTGGCAAGCTTGGGATTAAAATTTGATCAGATTATCCACTCCTCCATGACCAGAGCAACTGAAACAACTGAAATTATAAGCAAACATCTCCCAG GAGTCAAAAAAATCAGTACTGATCTGCTGAGAGAGGGAGCACCTATAGAACCAGACCCTCCAGTCTCCCACTGGAAACCAGAAGCTGTG CAGTATTACGAAGATGGCGCTCGCATCGAGGCCGCCTTCCGGAACTTCATCCATCGAGCTGACGCCAAGCAGGAGGAGGACAGCTACGAGATCTTCGTGTGCCACGCCAACGTCATCCGCTACATCGTCTGCAG agccctgcagttCCCCCCAGAGGGTTGGCTGCGACTGTCCCTCAACAACGGCAGCATCACGCACTTGGTGATCCGTCCCAACGGCAGAGTGGCCCTTCGAACGCTGGGTGACACAGGTTTCATGCCTCCAGACAAAATCACACGCACCTGA
- the PGAM5 gene encoding serine/threonine-protein phosphatase PGAM5, mitochondrial isoform X2, translating into MSVRRALALAACGLAGGSVLLSAVVVGKQPARGGGDSEPRPGGSAVPSAAPPGLLLLPPTASCPPTAGWIERPAGSGSYWDSNWDRREPLALVNLKKKNEETGEEELASRLDHCKAKATRHIFLIRHSQYHLDGRADKDRTLTPLGREQAELTGRRLASLGLKFDQIIHSSMTRATETTEIISKHLPGVKKISTDLLREGAPIEPDPPVSHWKPEAVYYEDGARIEAAFRNFIHRADAKQEEDSYEIFVCHANVIRYIVCRALQFPPEGWLRLSLNNGSITHLVIRPNGRVALRTLGDTGFMPPDKITRT; encoded by the exons ATGTCGGTCCGCCGCGCCCTGGCGCTCGCCGCCTGCGGGCTGGCGGGCGGCTCCGTCCTGCTCTCCGCCGTCGTCGTGGGCAAGCAGCCGGCCCGTGGCGGTGGCGACAGCGAGCCGCGCCCGGGGGGCTCCGCCGTGCCCTCCGCCGCGCCGCCcggcttgctgctgctgccgcccaCCGCATCCTGCCCGCCGACCGCCGGCTGGATCGAGAGACCCGCCGGCAGCGGCAGCTACTGGGACAGCAACTGGGACAG ACGTGAACCACTGGCTCTTGTCAAcctcaagaagaaaaatgaagaaaccGGGGAGGAAGAGCTCGCCTCTCGCTTGGACCACTGCAAAGCAAAAGCCACCAGGCACATATTCCTGATCAGGCACTCCCAGTACCACCTGGATGGCCGGGCTGACAAGGACAGGACTCTCACCCCACTGG GTCGAGAGCAGGCTGAACTGACTGGACGCAGGCTGGCAAGCTTGGGATTAAAATTTGATCAGATTATCCACTCCTCCATGACCAGAGCAACTGAAACAACTGAAATTATAAGCAAACATCTCCCAG GAGTCAAAAAAATCAGTACTGATCTGCTGAGAGAGGGAGCACCTATAGAACCAGACCCTCCAGTCTCCCACTGGAAACCAGAAGCTGTG TATTACGAAGATGGCGCTCGCATCGAGGCCGCCTTCCGGAACTTCATCCATCGAGCTGACGCCAAGCAGGAGGAGGACAGCTACGAGATCTTCGTGTGCCACGCCAACGTCATCCGCTACATCGTCTGCAG agccctgcagttCCCCCCAGAGGGTTGGCTGCGACTGTCCCTCAACAACGGCAGCATCACGCACTTGGTGATCCGTCCCAACGGCAGAGTGGCCCTTCGAACGCTGGGTGACACAGGTTTCATGCCTCCAGACAAAATCACACGCACCTGA